The Kosmotoga olearia TBF 19.5.1 sequence TGTAGAACTGCCTGGCGTAGGTTATCCTGTTTTCAGTTGTGGTCAGTTCTTCCATGAGTTGTTTTACGTTTTCATTTGCCTTCAACTCGGGATAATTTTCCACAATGGCAAGCAATCTGCCGAGAGCACCACCAAGAACACCTTCGGCCTGAATCTTTTCATCTATGTTTTTTGCCGAAACGGCTTTGGTACGTGCTTGGATCACTTTTTCCAGGGTCTCGCGTTCGAATTTCATATATCCTTTCACTGCGTTGACAAGGTTTGGGATCAAATCATGACGTCGTTTTAATTGAACGTCTATCTGGGCCCAGGCATTTTCAACGCGTTTTTTTGATGCCACGAGGTTATTATAAACGCCAATAAACCAGAAAATGATGACAACAGCAATCACTAGCACGATCAACCCTATTATCATTGAATCACCTCCTACAAAATTATAATATATCCTGGTTGTATTGTAGCATGCTACAATATTGGAGATTGGTTTCTACGTTATAACTTATTCAGACCAGATTATCAACATTGGAGGTGCACTGTGAAAAAACTGTTTGTGCTGGATATGGATGGGACATTCTACCTCGGAAATACGCTTTTTCCTGAAAGCCTCGAATTTGTGGAAAGAATTACAAGTACGGGTGCTAAGCTTGTTTTTTTGACAAACAATTCTTCGGCTACTCCTGAAGAGTATCACGACAAACTGGTGCGCCTCGGTGTTCCAGAAGGTTCTTTTTCGGTTTATACTTCAGGAGAAGCTACCATGCGTTTTCTCAAGGATAACTATCCAGGTTCTTCCGTTTACTTGCTTGCCACACCGTCAGTTGAAAAGATGTTC is a genomic window containing:
- a CDS encoding LemA family protein, which translates into the protein MIIGLIVLVIAVVIIFWFIGVYNNLVASKKRVENAWAQIDVQLKRRHDLIPNLVNAVKGYMKFERETLEKVIQARTKAVSAKNIDEKIQAEGVLGGALGRLLAIVENYPELKANENVKQLMEELTTTENRITYARQFYNDTVTKFNTKIEIFPNNIVAGMYSSKFKPFPLFEITDESEREVPKVDLG